The DNA region TATGAGAAGACTGTCAGCAACATGGTTGAGGTCAAGAGTCGTGGCGCACACGTTCTGGACTGACAACCTACGGCAACTATGCGATGGAGGATACCGCCGATTTCACGGTGTATATCCCGAAGATGGATCCGCTGTTCGCAGGAAGTCTGTCGGTTATTCCGTTGCAGCTGATGGGTTATTACGTTTCTGTCGGCAAGGGCTATGACGTTGACAAGCCTAGAAATCTCGCAAAGAGCGTTACTGTTGAATAAGGAGAAAGCTATGTACACAATTTCCGATCTCTATGATCTTGATCACACCACTTGCTAAGGACTACCTTAGCAAATTTACATACCCCTGGGAAGCACTCAGTGGCATAAAGGATTTTATCCTTGAACTCGGCAAAACCTTAGACCCTAACGAATATGAGCTTCGAGAGGAAGGCGTTTGGGTACACAAGACTGCAAAGGTTTTCCCGACTGCTTATCTTGGTGCGCCATGCATCATCGGACCGAATACCGAAGTACGTCATTGTGCATTCATTCGTGGTTCTGCTCTTGTAGGTGCAGACTGTGTTGTGGGTAAACAGTGTTGAACTGAAGAATGTTATTCTGTTCGACCACGTTCAGACTCCGCACTACAATTATGTTGGCGACAGCATTCTCGGCTATTTCAGCCACATGGGTGCAGGCTCGATCACATCAAATGTGAAAGTCCGATAAAAAGAATGTTATCGTCCGTGACGGGAGTGAGAAAGTCGAGACAGGTATCAAGAAGTTTGGTGCGATGATAGGCGACTATGTTGAGGTTGGCTGTAATGCCGTCTGCAATCCAGGTACTGTCATTGGTAGACATAGTAATGTTTATCCGACCTCTTGCGTAAGGGGCGTTGTGCCTGCTGATTCTATTTGGAAGGATAATGGGGAGATCATTCATAAAGAAGACAGGGAATAACGATGAAGCACCTTTCGGGGTGCTTTTTCAAAAACATCAAGGAGTGAAGCTGAAATGAAATTGACCACGACTCAAGTTGCATTATTAGAAGCAATAAAAGCTTCACTATTTGATATTGAGCCTAATTTTCCTGCTGATACAGATTGGGATGAGGTAGTAAAAGAAGCTAAGGCTCAGACTGTTTTGGGGATAATTAGCCCTGTTATTCCAGTTAAGGACGTAAGTGTCGAAATGGGTAAGGCAACGTATATGAGGATTCTGTTTGAACAGGATAAACTCATAAAGTTGCTTGATGCCAATGATATTCCTTGTGTTATTCTTAAAGGATCTGCTGCTGCGCAGTATTATCCAAAGCCGTATTTGCGAGCTATGGGTGATATTGATATTCTTGTCACTCGTGATAGATTTGAAGAGGCTGTTGAATTACTAGAAAGTAACGGATATATTTATGTCCATAACAAGGATGAGAATGGTCATATGTTAGCATATGAACGAAATATCGTATATAAGAAAAACGGAATAATAATAGAATTACATCACCATTTTAGTTCTGAAGGTTTTGATATGGATGATATTCTTGAACAAGGAATATATAAACGAGAGTATCGCGAACTGGACGGATATAAAATACCGGTGCTGCCGGATATAGAAAATGGACTTGTACTTTTGGGGCACATCAATCAGCATATGAGAGGTTGTGATCTTGGGTTACGTCAAATCATAGATTGGGAAGTTTTTCTTCATAAGGCCATGGATCGTAATTTGTGGGATAATAAATATATTCCTATTGCAAGAAGTATCGGATTAGACGAATTGGCCATTGAATACAACAGAAATGTGTGTCGAATACTTTGGTCTACCTAATGATCTGAATTTGGTAATGAAATCCAAAAGTGTTTTAGAAGAGTATTTGAATGTTTTATTTCGAAACTGGTAACTTTGGTAGAAAGGCAAATAATTCATCAGAAAAGAAAACTGATAAAAGAATCATGTCTACAGCGTACAATATAAGAAGACTTGGTTTTTTTCGTTATTTTCAAAGCATTGGACGACATACATGGAAATCCTGTCAAAAAACACTCATTTCTAATTCCTTTTGCTTGGATCTATGGTATAGTCAGAACTTTGATGAAAGGGATATCTTCAAACGTTAATATAAAAAGTATAAAGAAACAAGTAAAGAGAGGTAATGACAGGCTTTCAATAAATCAGAAAATTGGCGTAAGGACAAAAAATACGCAATGAACGGTGATTTAACAGCCATTTCGTTAATGAGAATATTTTGCGATATAAAAGTGCACTAGGATTCAAAACTCCAAAATGCACTTTTAAAAGACACGAAAGTTTAGGTTGACAACTAATTGCTTATTTGCTATAATATACCCATCAGCTGAAATAAATATTAGGAGTGCTACCTATGAGTGAGCGGGACATCTACCAAAAGGTCATATCTATATACAATGAAACTGAGTCGGTAAAGGATACTGTTGCTGAAACTGGTCTTTCCAAAGTTAAGGTACAGAGGATACTTATCACCGAAGGTCTTTGGTGCAGCAGGAGTAGTCTTGAGATAGGTGAACTTTATGTACAAGGGCTTTCGACAGAGGAAATTGCCGAAAAGCTTCATATGACAGTGAAAAATGTACAGGCGTATATTCCTTATAGCAGGGGAGTATATGGTAATTCTTCTTCAAATGATGCCGAATGGAGCAGCGAGTACAGAAAGCGTATGAAGCTGGCCGCGCAAAGAATGAAAAGAGGGAATAGTACGGAAATAAGCATCGAGAAAATACCTGAGATCAAAGCTGATTTTACAAACTTTAATATTCCCGTCAAGTGCGAGGAGAACAAAAACTGTGTTCTCCGGCTAAGACTGGAACTGGTGGATTCGGATTCAAAGCAGCCGGAACTGGACAGTGATGCTCTGAAACTTGCTAAGGCTGAAAGCTCAATAAGCAGAACAGTTCTTGTCCAGGGCAATATGACCCTTCATTCAATGCACTATATGATCCAGAAGCTGTTTGGCTGGCAGAACTCGCATCTTCACAATTTCAGCCTGCCCGATGACATATTTAAAAAGCTGACAGAGAATAAAACAAATCAGTGGGCAGAACTTGTGGGAACTCTGTTTTATCTACATGATGAAGATGTTGATGACAGTTATGCCGATGATGACTATATGCAGAATAAGAGCTTCAAGACCTGGCTGAAAACATAAGTACACCGATAATGATTATCTGTCGGTATGTAACACTTATTCGGATAATAGGAGAAAGATCAGCAAGCTGGGCGAACATATAGATCTTAAGGCAGATAGTTCCCTCAGAGAAACCATATATGAGCAAGATCCAAACTATCTGCTTGAAAATCTGCGTATCAATGAATTGATGATAAGCTGCTCGGATGATGCGTTCTCAGTTCCTGAATGGAAAGCAAGAATACTCAGTTCAATGGCTGATACAGAAGAAATCGAAGAGTTGACTACGTCAAACCAAAAGCAAGCAGAAGCACTCAATGAAGCTGTACGGCAGCTTCTTACATGGAGGACGAGCTATTGCAATCTGATGGAGATAGGTTTTGAAAATCCATCCAAGATAAAAAACGCTTACGGAATGACTGCTGATGATGCTATTGCCGAACATAAGGCTTCTTTAAAATACTGGAGTATAGCATCAAATGATCTTTTTAAACTTAGACCAAAACTTATCCCTAACGTTAGCGAATTATATTATCATTATGATTACGGTGACGATTGGTGCGTGAAGATCACCTGCGAAGAAATCTATGACAGAATAAACTTCTTGAATTATCAAGCAAAGGACGGCTGGTCAAGAGTTGATGTATTTACATACGATGATGCACGCAAAAACTACAAATACAAAGACAGCAAACACTCTGAGGTGTGTGAAGAACTGAGACAGACGCTTGTTAAGATAGACATCGGAAACAAGCCTGTTTGTATTGGAACTGATGGCCTTAACGTTTGTGACGATGTGGGTGGAATTTACGGTTTTATCGAATTTCTGAAAGAAATCGATGACCACTCAAATCCGAAACGTGAAGAAACGCTGAACTGGGCGAGATTTCTTGGCTGGACAGGAAGAAAGAGCAAACCTGAGAATATGCTCTAAAGAATATATGGTGAACTCTTGCAGCAATAGCAACTTTATAGCTTTTTCCTGAAGTAAAATTCTTGGGAGATATAAAAAATGTGTCAGTGATATTCTGTGTCTGTACGGAATTGCTGTATATCTGGCAGGGAAGTGGAGAGTTCAGGCACAGAATATCACTGGAACGGTTTACACTTCTCCTAAAAATCTCACACCCGGTAAGACCTACAAGGTAGCGATCGCTGCAAGAGTTAACGGAAAATGGGATACTGCTAATGCTATAAAGAATGCTGTTACCGTTACAATAAAGTAACACAAGAATAAGATCCGACACATATTTTGATGTGTTATATTGAAAGAGCAGTCGACTAACGCCCAAAAATCCGGTAGAATAAAATAATGACGCCGAAAAGTTCCAAAGAAGAATCCCTACAGCTATCAGGTGAACTCAGTCTGAAAAAAGCTGCTCATCAAACAGTGATCCATATCGACTGCTGTTGTTAGATCTTGCCGCGGAAAATTTTTTTGAAAAAGTGAAACTTTTTCCGATGCAGATGTGTATTATGAGTGTAAAGGTCCTGAAAAGACCCTATGAAACGTTTCAAAAAAGGAAGATCTATAATGACAGAAGAAAAATTCCTATGGGCATATGAAGAATTCAGAAAAACGGTATATTCCGTCATATACAGTTATGTGCGGAATACCGATGATGCTTCTGAGCTTTCGCAGGATACCTTTATAAAGCTATACACATACGACGGTGACTTTTTTTCAGACGAGCACATGAAGGCATGGCTTATCAGAGTTGCCATAAACAACTGCAACAATCATTTCCGAAACCAAAAACATATTTCTGCTTCTCCCATTCCCGATGATCTTCTCTCGGATGAAGAACCTGAGTTTGATGAGATCATTTGCGAGGTCATGAAACTTCCTGAAAAGTACAGAATACCCATCCATCTGTTTTACTATGAAGAGTACAGTATAAGCGAAATAGCAAATATCCTTGAACTCCCGGAAGCTACTGTTAAGACAAGGCTGAAACGAGGCAGGGACAAACTAAAAAAAACTCTCAGAAAGGAAGATTGGCTGTGAACGAAAATCGCTATAAAAAGGCAATGGACGACGTATGTGATAAACACTTCAACTTAACACCAGCAGAAATGCTTGAAAAAGCAAAGACATCTGCTAATACAGAAAGGAATATCACAATGAAACAATCAACCAAAAGAAGTATAATACGCAAGATCATTATAACATCTGCTGCCTGCCTGGCAATAACGGGTACAGCTGTATCGGCTATCGGCATCGGTCCGTTTGGCGAGACATTCAGCCGTTTCTTCGGTGAAGATGAAACAACAGCAGAGATCATCGATCAGGGACATTACTGCAATATCGGTCAGGAACAGTCTGACGGAATATTCACAGTCACGCTTGATTCGGTAACAGGCGACAAGATATCTCCTAAAATTATTTTTGATGTCACAGTAAATGACGAGACCCTTGCTTCAAAGAACGACAGGATCCATCTTTTCGCCTATATCCTCGACGAGAACAATTATAATAATCACCTTGACGAATATGGAATGTGTGACGCATACGGAAAAAAAGACCCCGAAGTCAGCAATTTATATCACGTCTGCCTGGACGGTCCTTCAGCATTTATGGTGAACGAAGAGGAGGTCATCGCAGCAGTTAAGCAGATAAGCTTTGAAAGTGATCCGGTAAATCAGAAATTTGACTATGATGTGGATATGGAGTACAGATTCATAGTTCCGGATCATGCACTGAAGGATTCTTATTTCGATTTATACAACGGAATAACCCTCAGCAGCGGAAACGTTGACTACGATCTGATATATGCAGAGTACGGTTCATACGAATCATCATTCGGATTCAACTTTAATTTCCTTGAAACAGATCTTGCAGGCGGCGAGACAGATTATAACAACGTAATGGATAAATTCAATGTCGACTGGCAAAAATTTGCAAGGCAATTCGTCCTCACAGTTGACGGCATTGAATACTCTCCAAAGGAAATCGGCTACTCCTATTGTCTCGCTGATGATGAAACTTATGTCACAGATAGTGAAACTGTTGAAGCCGGAAAATGCAAAACATGGATGAGTTTCCCTGGCATTGACTATACACGTGCTGAAAATATCACACTTACAGCAGGCGGAGAGACATATATACTTAAATAAGGATAAATATGAAGAACGTGATAAAGGTAATGCCGCACCAACAATGTTATGTCAAGATAAATTAACGTTATATAACCATCGTTCCGGTATGCGATATACTCCGTACAGAGGATCGGCTCAAGTAACAAAATGGGGTCAGGCTTATATTTGCTGCCCTGTATTTGAAAAAAACGGCGATCCACCTCAGGAATGGACGTCAGCCATCGAAGATTTATACCACATTAGTCCATTTTTTACAGGTTGATTAGTGGAATTACCTTTTGATAGCTGACCAAAATAAGTCCGAGAAAAACTAAGTTGGTGAAATATTTCGTAAAGAATCATAAGTCATCCAAATACTGCATTTTTGCAGTATCAGGAGTAACCGCCAACCACCCCCAGCCAATGACAAAGTTAGCAAAGAATGATATAATTACTCTGAAGGCAAATCGAAACCTGAAAGGAGTAAGATATCATGGGAAGAATACGCGAGATAAAAAAGCAGGTGCGTCACAAAGAATGGGCGGCAATGGTACAGGAATGTCAGAGCAGCGGAAAGAAAGTCGAAGAATGGTGCAATGAGAACGGCATCAATATCAGTACCTACTACAAAAGGTTGAATGTGATCAGAACCGAGCTTATCGAAGAAAGCGAAAATCAGAGTATCGTTCCGGTAAGTGTTTCCGCTGCTGTTTCGGATGCGAGCAATTCGGTTATCGCGAATGCAGTGAAGAAATGCAGTTGTGAGGATAAGATAATGATGCGCAAGAACGGCATCGAGATCGAGCTGCCTCAGAATATATCCGGAGATATTGTGCTCGCATTGCTTCGGGGACTGAGCCAATGCTGAAAGAACTGTCAGCTGCCAATATCTACATCGTGTGCGGGCATACGGATATGAGAAAATCTATTGATGGCCTTGCTGCTATCGTACAGCGGAAGTTTGATCTCGACTTATTCTCGGATAGCCTGTTCCTGTTCTGCGGAAGGCGCAGGGATCGACTGAAAGCACTATTGTGGGAGGGTGACGGTTTTCTGCTGTTCTACAAACGGCTTGAAAATGGTCGTTTCAACTGGCCACGCAATGAGCAGGAAGTAAGGGATATTACGAGAGAGCAATTCATATGGCTGATGCAGGGGCTGTCTATCGACCAGCCGAAAGCAATAAAAAAGATCAGCGGTGGTGTGGATATATGCTGAATATCCAACACTAAATCTGCACATAAATGTTGACAATATTTCTCTGCCCGGAAAGCAGTGAAAAGCGTTCTTTTTCTTGAAAAATCGGGCGGTTTGTGGTATAATTAAAGTATCGGGAACCACTGAAAAAAACAAGAAAAGGAGCGCTTTTTATGACATACGAAGAACTGAAAAAAGCATATGAAGAAGCCGCAAAAAAGTGTTCCGAACTTGAATCGAAAA from Ruminococcus albus AD2013 includes:
- a CDS encoding IS1096 element passenger TnpR family protein — encoded protein: MSERDIYQKVISIYNETESVKDTVAETGLSKVKVQRILITEGLWCSRSSLEIGELYVQGLSTEEIAEKLHMTVKNVQAYIPYSRGVYGNSSSNDAEWSSEYRKRMKLAAQRMKRGNSTEISIEKIPEIKADFTNFNIPVKCEENKNCVLRLRLELVDSDSKQPELDSDALKLAKAESSISRTVLVQGNMTLHSMHYMIQKLFGWQNSHLHNFSLPDDIFKKLTENKTNQWAELVGTLFYLHDEDVDDSYADDDYMQNKSFKTWLKT
- a CDS encoding IS1096 element passenger TnpR family protein, with the protein product MISCSDDAFSVPEWKARILSSMADTEEIEELTTSNQKQAEALNEAVRQLLTWRTSYCNLMEIGFENPSKIKNAYGMTADDAIAEHKASLKYWSIASNDLFKLRPKLIPNVSELYYHYDYGDDWCVKITCEEIYDRINFLNYQAKDGWSRVDVFTYDDARKNYKYKDSKHSEVCEELRQTLVKIDIGNKPVCIGTDGLNVCDDVGGIYGFIEFLKEIDDHSNPKREETLNWARFLGWTGRKSKPENML
- a CDS encoding nucleotidyltransferase domain-containing protein yields the protein MKLTTTQVALLEAIKASLFDIEPNFPADTDWDEVVKEAKAQTVLGIISPVIPVKDVSVEMGKATYMRILFEQDKLIKLLDANDIPCVILKGSAAAQYYPKPYLRAMGDIDILVTRDRFEEAVELLESNGYIYVHNKDENGHMLAYERNIVYKKNGIIIELHHHFSSEGFDMDDILEQGIYKREYRELDGYKIPVLPDIENGLVLLGHINQHMRGCDLGLRQIIDWEVFLHKAMDRNLWDNKYIPIARSIGLDELAIEYNRNVCRILWST
- the tnpB gene encoding IS66 family insertion sequence element accessory protein TnpB (TnpB, as the term is used for proteins encoded by IS66 family insertion elements, is considered an accessory protein, since TnpC, encoded by a neighboring gene, is a DDE family transposase.); its protein translation is MLKELSAANIYIVCGHTDMRKSIDGLAAIVQRKFDLDLFSDSLFLFCGRRRDRLKALLWEGDGFLLFYKRLENGRFNWPRNEQEVRDITREQFIWLMQGLSIDQPKAIKKISGGVDIC
- the tnpA gene encoding IS66 family insertion sequence element accessory protein TnpA — its product is MGRIREIKKQVRHKEWAAMVQECQSSGKKVEEWCNENGINISTYYKRLNVIRTELIEESENQSIVPVSVSAAVSDASNSVIANAVKKCSCEDKIMMRKNGIEIELPQNISGDIVLALLRGLSQC
- a CDS encoding RNA polymerase sigma factor: MTEEKFLWAYEEFRKTVYSVIYSYVRNTDDASELSQDTFIKLYTYDGDFFSDEHMKAWLIRVAINNCNNHFRNQKHISASPIPDDLLSDEEPEFDEIICEVMKLPEKYRIPIHLFYYEEYSISEIANILELPEATVKTRLKRGRDKLKKTLRKEDWL